A stretch of Anopheles merus strain MAF unplaced genomic scaffold, AmerM5.1 LNR4000805, whole genome shotgun sequence DNA encodes these proteins:
- the LOC121603063 gene encoding adenylate cyclase-like produces the protein MASLRLYILLFLNIWFYTSGTEAKAPSRPVQPYHYDYSRIQETDQAWKCWKEGYRPPPATSNKIHEQGNGTVAEIERILRFDQSNTVLFLFTSNSDNQNLHTTFTVERNKLVRLSLDNAGLERLELTLLGRENDCRLADLSVPRNRLRDLPTGVERLTALRKLDYSYNLLEEFKLDRLANAAGLKQLLLSHNRLERFVATEQVNLAALHKLDLSNNRLRALDASYWTMPQLETFHVDNNRHLTVIDGWTRAKFPLVKGFDPAGTNNWNQTWLKSVQ, from the exons ATGGCCTCCCTGCGGCT TTACATTTTGCTGTTTCTCAACATTTGGTTTTACACCTCCGGCACGGAAGCTAAAGCACCTTCCCGTCCGGTTCAGCCGTACCACTACGATTACAGCCGCATCCAGGAAACGGACCAGGCGTGGAAATGCTGGAAGGAAGGCTACAGACCACCACCGGCAACTTCCAACAAAATCCACGAGCAAGGCAACGGTACGGTGGCGGAAATCGAACGTATCCTGCGCTTCGATCAATCCAACACGGTCCTCTTCCTGTTCACCAGCAACTCGGACAACCAGAATCTTCACACGACGTTCACAGTTGAGCGTAACAAGCTCGTCCGCCTATCGCTGGATAATGCGGGATTGGAGCGATTGGAGCTGACGCTCCTCGGTCGTGAGAATGACTGCCGTTTGGCGGACCTGTCCGTGCCGCGCAATCGGTTGCGCGATCTTCCCACCGGAGTGGAGCGACTGACTGCGCTTCGAAAGCTCGACTACAGCTACAACCTGCTGGAGGAGTTCAAGCTGGATCGTTTGGCGAATGCGGCGGGGCTGAAGCAACTGCTGCTGAGCCACAACCGATTGGAGCGCTTCGTGGCGACGGAGCAGGTGAATTTGGCAGCGCTGCACAAGCTAGACCTGTCGAACAATAGGCTGCGGGCGCTGGATGCGTCGTACTGGACGATGCCCCAGCTAGAAACGTTTCACGTCGATAATAATCGGCACCTGACGGTGATTGACGGCTGGACGCGGGCAAAGTTTCCACTGGTGAAGGGTTTCGATCCGGCCGGTACGAACAATTGGAACCAAACGTGGCTCAAGTCTGTGCAGTAA